A DNA window from Canis lupus familiaris isolate Mischka breed German Shepherd chromosome 10, alternate assembly UU_Cfam_GSD_1.0, whole genome shotgun sequence contains the following coding sequences:
- the PDXP gene encoding pyridoxal phosphate phosphatase — protein MARCERLRGAALRDVLGRTQGVLFDCDGVLWNGERAVPGAPELLERLARAGKAALFVSNNSRRARPELALRFARLGFGGLRAEQVFSSALCAARLLRQRLLRPPAAPGAVFVLGGEGLRAELRAAGLRLAGDPGEDPGAAPRVRAVLVGYDEHFSFAKLSEACAHLRDPDCLLVATDRDPWHPLSDGSRTPGTGSLAAAVETASGRQALVVGKPSPYMFECITEHFSVDPARTLMVGDRLETDILFGHRCGMTTLLTLTGVSRLEEAQAYLASGQHDLVPHYYVESIADLMEGLED, from the exons ATGGCGCGCTGCGAGCGGCTGCGCGGCGCGGCCCTGCGCGACGTGCTGGGCCGGACGCAGGGGGTCCTGTTCGACTGCGACGGGGTGCTCTGGAACGGCGAGCGCGCCGTGCCGGGCGCCCCGGAGCTGCTGGAGCGGCTGGCGCGGGCCGGCAAGGCGGCGCTGTTCGTGAGCAACAACAGCCGGCGCGCGCGGCCCGAGCTGGCTCTCCGCTTCGCGCGCCTCGGCTTCGGGGGCCTGCGCGCCGAGCAGGTCTTCAGCTCCGCGCTGTGCGCCGCGCGCCTGCTGCGCCAGCGCCTGCTCCGGCCGCCGGCCGCGCCGGGCGCCGTGTTCGTGCTGGGCGGCGAGGGGCTGCGCGCCGAGCTGCGCGCCGCGGGGCTGCGCCTGGCGGGGGACCCCGGCGAGGACCCGGGCGCGGCCCCGCGCGTGCGCGCCGTGCTCGTGGGCTACGACGAGCACTTCTCCTTCGCCAAGCTGAGCGAGGCGTGCGCGCACCTGCGCGACCCCGACTGCCTGCTCGTGGCCACCGACCGCGACCCGTGGCACCCGCTCAGCGACGGCAGCCGGACCCCCG GCACCGGGAGCCTGGCTGCTGCAGTGGAGACAGCCTCGGGCCGCCAGGCCCTGGTGGTGGGCAAGCCCAGCCCTTACATGTTCGAGTGTATCACCGAGCACTTCAGCGTGGACCCTGCCCGCACGCTCATGGTGGGCGACCGCCTGGAGACCGACATCCTCTTCGGCCACCGCTGTGGCATGACCACGCTGCTCACGCTCACGGGTGTCTCCCGCCTGGAGGAGGCCCAGGCCTACCTGGCGTCTGGCCAGCACGACCTCGTGCCCCATTACTATGTGGAGAGCATCGCGGACTTGATGGAAGGGTTGGAGGACTGA
- the SH3BP1 gene encoding SH3 domain-binding protein 1 isoform X1: MPITPETETAEFLGEDLQQVEQRLEPAKRAAHNVHKRLQACLQGQSGADMDKRVKKLPLMALSTTMAESFKELDPDSSMGKALEMSCAIQNQLARILAEFEMTLERDVLQPLSRLSEEELPAILKHKKSLQKLVSDWNTLKSRLTQAAKNSGSSQGLGSGPGSYSHTATATKVETLKEEEEELKRKVEQCKDEYLADLYHFATKEDTYANYFIHLMEIQADYHRKSLSSLDTALAELRENHSQADPSPSMMAAPFFRVYGVSLGTHLQELGRDIALPIEACVRMLLSEGMKEEGLFRLAAGASVLKRLKQTMASDPGSLQEFCSDPHAVAGALKSYLRELPEPLMTFDLYDDWMRAASLKEPGARLEALQEVCSRLPPESLNNLRYLMKFLARLAEEQEVNKMTPSNIAIVLGPNLLWPPEKEGNQAQLDAASVSSIQVVGVVEALIQNADTLFPGDINFNVSSLFSAPGPQDKVSNRPAAEELPTMVAAAPAPVPAPAPTPASLAPKERTESEAPPRPASPKVSRTPSEAATPAEDMARRTKRPAPARPTMPPPQVSSMRSSPPAPLTPPGSSSPVAPQALPRRLVGSNLRAPTVPPPLPPNPPQPTRRQSRRSPASPSPASPGPSSPSPFSLSTPVQGDLGAATEDGGAPEAVGRTSTPPAIPPQPRPRSLASETD, from the exons ATGCCTAT caCCCCGGAGACAGAGACGGCTGAGTTCCTTGGGGAGGACCTGCAGCAG GTAGAGCAGCGCCTGGAGCCGGCCAAGCGAGCAGCCCACAATGTCCACAAACGGCTGCAGGCCTGTCTGCAGGGCCAGAGCGGGGCGGACATGGACAAGCGGGTG AAGAAGCTCCCCCTCATGGCTCTGTCCACCACGATGGCCGAGAGCTTCAAGGAGCTGGACCCCGATTCCAGCATGGG GAAAGCCCTAGAGATGAGCTGTGCTATTCAGAACCAGCTGGCCCGCATTCTGGCCGAGTTTGAGATGACCCTGGAGAGGGATGTTCTGCAGCCACTCAGCAGGCTGAGTGAG GAGGAGCTGCCAGCCATCCTCAAGCATAAGAAAAGCCTGCAGAAGCTGGTCTCCGACTGGAACACCCTTAAGAGCAG GCTCACTCAGGCAGCTAAGAACTCAGGCAGCAGTCAGGGCCTGGGCAGTGGCCCTGGAAGTTACAGCCATACAGCCACGGCCACCAAGGTGGAGAcactgaaggaagaggaggaggagctgaaGAGGAAGGTGGAGCAGTGCAAG gaTGAATACTTGGCCGACCTATACCACTTTGCCACCAAGGAGGACACGTATGCCAACTACTTCATCCAT CTTATGGAGATTCAAGCGGATTACCATCGCAAGTCTCTGAGCTCGCTGGACACAGCCCTGGCTGAGCTGAGGGAGAACCACAGCCAAGCAG ACCCCTCCCCCTCGATGATGGCCGCCCCCTTCTTCAGGGTGTATGGGGTGTCACTGGGAACCCATCTGCAAGAGCTGGGCCGGGACATCGCGCTGCCCATTGAGGCCTGCGTCAGGATGCTGCTTTCCGAGGGCATGAAGGAAGAG GGCCTCTTCCGTCTGGCCGCTGGAGCCTCAGTGCTGAAGCGCCTCAAGCAGACCATGGCCTCGGACCCCGGCAGCCTGCAGGAGTTCTGCTCTGACCCCCACGCCGTGGCAG GTGCCCTCAAGTCCTATCTGCGGGAGCTTCCAGAGCCTCTGATGACCTTTGACCTCTATGACGATTGGATGAGGGCAGCCAG cctgAAGGAGCCAGGGGCCCGGCTGGAGGCCCTCCAGGAGGTGTGCAGCCGACTGCCCCCGGAGAGCCTCAACAACCTCAG GTACCTGATGAAGTTCCTGGCACGACTGGCTGAGGAGCAGGAGGTGAATAAGATGACGCCCAGCAACATCGCCATCGTCCTGGGGCCCAACCTGCTGTGGCCCCCTGAGAAAGAAGG GAACCAGGCCCAGCTGGACGCCGCCTCAGTGTCATCCATCCAGGTGGTGGGCGTGGTGGAGGCTCTGATACAGAACGCAGACACCCTCTTCCCTGGAG ACATCAACTTCAACGTGTCAAGCCTATTCTcagcccctggcccccaggaCAAGGTCAGCAACAGGCCAGCTGCTGAGGAGCTTCCAACGATGGTGGCAGCCGCCCCAGCCCCGGTCCCGGCCCCAGCCCCGACCCCAGCCTCACTGGCCCCCAAGGAAAG GACAGAGTCCGAGGCGCCCCCCAGACCAGCCTCCCCCAAGGTCAGTAGGACTCCCTCAGAGGCAGCCACTCCAGCGGAGGACATGGCTCGGAGGA CCAAACGCCCAGCGCCAGCCCGGCCCACCATGCCGCccccccaggtctccagcatgcgctcctcccctccagcccccctcaCACCCCCTGGCTCTAGCAGCCCTGTGGCCCCCCAGGCTCTGCCCCGCCGTCTGGTTGGCAGCAACCTCCGGGCCCCCACAGTGCCACCCCCCTTGCCCCCCAATCCTCCCCAGCCCACCCGGCGCCAGAGCCGGCGTTCACCGGCCTCCCCCAGCCCGGCCTCCCCGGGGCCATCCTCACCCAGCCCGTTCTCTCTGAGCACACCTGTGCAGGGGGACCTGGGAGCAGCCACAGAGGATGGAGGGGCCCCCGAGGCCGTAGGCAGGACCTCCACCCCCCCAGCCATCCCCCCTCAACCCCGGCCCAGGAGCCTTGCCTCAGAGACCGACTGA
- the SH3BP1 gene encoding SH3 domain-binding protein 1 isoform X2 yields the protein MMKRQLHRMRQLAQTGSLGRTPETETAEFLGEDLQQVEQRLEPAKRAAHNVHKRLQACLQGQSGADMDKRVKKLPLMALSTTMAESFKELDPDSSMGKALEMSCAIQNQLARILAEFEMTLERDVLQPLSRLSEEELPAILKHKKSLQKLVSDWNTLKSRLTQAAKNSGSSQGLGSGPGSYSHTATATKVETLKEEEEELKRKVEQCKDEYLADLYHFATKEDTYANYFIHLMEIQADYHRKSLSSLDTALAELRENHSQADPSPSMMAAPFFRVYGVSLGTHLQELGRDIALPIEACVRMLLSEGMKEEGLFRLAAGASVLKRLKQTMASDPGSLQEFCSDPHAVAGALKSYLRELPEPLMTFDLYDDWMRAASLKEPGARLEALQEVCSRLPPESLNNLRYLMKFLARLAEEQEVNKMTPSNIAIVLGPNLLWPPEKEGNQAQLDAASVSSIQVVGVVEALIQNADTLFPGDINFNVSSLFSAPGPQDKVSNRPAAEELPTMVAAAPAPVPAPAPTPASLAPKERTESEAPPRPASPKVSRTPSEAATPAEDMARRTKRPAPARPTMPPPQVSSMRSSPPAPLTPPGSSSPVAPQALPRRLVGSNLRAPTVPPPLPPNPPQPTRRQSRRSPASPSPASPGPSSPSPFSLSTPVQGDLGAATEDGGAPEAVGRTSTPPAIPPQPRPRSLASETD from the exons ATGATGAAGAGGCAGCTGCATCGCATGCGGCAGCTGGCCCAGACGGGCAGCTTGGGACG caCCCCGGAGACAGAGACGGCTGAGTTCCTTGGGGAGGACCTGCAGCAG GTAGAGCAGCGCCTGGAGCCGGCCAAGCGAGCAGCCCACAATGTCCACAAACGGCTGCAGGCCTGTCTGCAGGGCCAGAGCGGGGCGGACATGGACAAGCGGGTG AAGAAGCTCCCCCTCATGGCTCTGTCCACCACGATGGCCGAGAGCTTCAAGGAGCTGGACCCCGATTCCAGCATGGG GAAAGCCCTAGAGATGAGCTGTGCTATTCAGAACCAGCTGGCCCGCATTCTGGCCGAGTTTGAGATGACCCTGGAGAGGGATGTTCTGCAGCCACTCAGCAGGCTGAGTGAG GAGGAGCTGCCAGCCATCCTCAAGCATAAGAAAAGCCTGCAGAAGCTGGTCTCCGACTGGAACACCCTTAAGAGCAG GCTCACTCAGGCAGCTAAGAACTCAGGCAGCAGTCAGGGCCTGGGCAGTGGCCCTGGAAGTTACAGCCATACAGCCACGGCCACCAAGGTGGAGAcactgaaggaagaggaggaggagctgaaGAGGAAGGTGGAGCAGTGCAAG gaTGAATACTTGGCCGACCTATACCACTTTGCCACCAAGGAGGACACGTATGCCAACTACTTCATCCAT CTTATGGAGATTCAAGCGGATTACCATCGCAAGTCTCTGAGCTCGCTGGACACAGCCCTGGCTGAGCTGAGGGAGAACCACAGCCAAGCAG ACCCCTCCCCCTCGATGATGGCCGCCCCCTTCTTCAGGGTGTATGGGGTGTCACTGGGAACCCATCTGCAAGAGCTGGGCCGGGACATCGCGCTGCCCATTGAGGCCTGCGTCAGGATGCTGCTTTCCGAGGGCATGAAGGAAGAG GGCCTCTTCCGTCTGGCCGCTGGAGCCTCAGTGCTGAAGCGCCTCAAGCAGACCATGGCCTCGGACCCCGGCAGCCTGCAGGAGTTCTGCTCTGACCCCCACGCCGTGGCAG GTGCCCTCAAGTCCTATCTGCGGGAGCTTCCAGAGCCTCTGATGACCTTTGACCTCTATGACGATTGGATGAGGGCAGCCAG cctgAAGGAGCCAGGGGCCCGGCTGGAGGCCCTCCAGGAGGTGTGCAGCCGACTGCCCCCGGAGAGCCTCAACAACCTCAG GTACCTGATGAAGTTCCTGGCACGACTGGCTGAGGAGCAGGAGGTGAATAAGATGACGCCCAGCAACATCGCCATCGTCCTGGGGCCCAACCTGCTGTGGCCCCCTGAGAAAGAAGG GAACCAGGCCCAGCTGGACGCCGCCTCAGTGTCATCCATCCAGGTGGTGGGCGTGGTGGAGGCTCTGATACAGAACGCAGACACCCTCTTCCCTGGAG ACATCAACTTCAACGTGTCAAGCCTATTCTcagcccctggcccccaggaCAAGGTCAGCAACAGGCCAGCTGCTGAGGAGCTTCCAACGATGGTGGCAGCCGCCCCAGCCCCGGTCCCGGCCCCAGCCCCGACCCCAGCCTCACTGGCCCCCAAGGAAAG GACAGAGTCCGAGGCGCCCCCCAGACCAGCCTCCCCCAAGGTCAGTAGGACTCCCTCAGAGGCAGCCACTCCAGCGGAGGACATGGCTCGGAGGA CCAAACGCCCAGCGCCAGCCCGGCCCACCATGCCGCccccccaggtctccagcatgcgctcctcccctccagcccccctcaCACCCCCTGGCTCTAGCAGCCCTGTGGCCCCCCAGGCTCTGCCCCGCCGTCTGGTTGGCAGCAACCTCCGGGCCCCCACAGTGCCACCCCCCTTGCCCCCCAATCCTCCCCAGCCCACCCGGCGCCAGAGCCGGCGTTCACCGGCCTCCCCCAGCCCGGCCTCCCCGGGGCCATCCTCACCCAGCCCGTTCTCTCTGAGCACACCTGTGCAGGGGGACCTGGGAGCAGCCACAGAGGATGGAGGGGCCCCCGAGGCCGTAGGCAGGACCTCCACCCCCCCAGCCATCCCCCCTCAACCCCGGCCCAGGAGCCTTGCCTCAGAGACCGACTGA